The Raoultibacter phocaeensis genome contains a region encoding:
- the miaA gene encoding tRNA (adenosine(37)-N6)-dimethylallyltransferase MiaA produces MPGSENAQGRRAQSSESRTVLGGSGKTAASPVICIVGPTASGKSDLAQAVARKIDGEVVSADSMQVYRGMDIGTGKVIPEDRLVAHHGLDLIDPGKPYSAALFQAYARSCFDDIAARGKRAVLAGGTGLYVRAAIDDMTFPKGEQTDNPVREHYTRFAEEHGAQALWDELHRIDPTSAELIHPNNVRRVVRAFEMLSEDSSYAAQHERLQRLPQAVPAVFFGLEVDPAVLAARIERRVDAMIEAGLVDEVKSLLHQGFRRGLTAPQAIGYKEIVWALDGTVSLEEAVEQIKTATRRYAKRQRTWFRKDARIRWLNADEGATASLADQVLAFALGAAAEQR; encoded by the coding sequence ATGCCCGGTAGCGAAAACGCTCAGGGTCGGCGCGCGCAGTCTTCTGAAAGCCGTACGGTTTTAGGTGGCTCAGGGAAAACGGCTGCTTCGCCTGTCATCTGCATCGTCGGTCCGACGGCGTCGGGCAAAAGCGATCTGGCGCAAGCGGTTGCGCGCAAGATCGACGGGGAGGTCGTGAGTGCCGATTCCATGCAGGTTTACCGCGGTATGGACATCGGAACGGGCAAGGTCATACCCGAAGACAGATTGGTTGCGCACCACGGGCTCGATCTGATCGATCCCGGGAAGCCGTACTCTGCCGCGCTGTTCCAAGCCTACGCGCGCTCCTGCTTCGACGATATCGCCGCACGCGGCAAGCGCGCCGTTCTCGCAGGCGGCACGGGATTGTACGTGCGCGCCGCCATCGATGACATGACCTTTCCGAAAGGCGAGCAGACGGACAACCCTGTGCGCGAGCACTACACGCGCTTCGCCGAAGAGCACGGCGCCCAGGCGCTTTGGGATGAGCTTCACCGCATCGATCCGACAAGTGCCGAACTCATCCATCCGAACAACGTTCGGCGCGTTGTGCGCGCGTTCGAGATGCTTTCCGAGGATAGCTCCTACGCGGCGCAGCACGAGCGTCTCCAACGGCTTCCGCAGGCCGTTCCGGCCGTGTTCTTCGGACTCGAAGTCGATCCTGCGGTTCTCGCAGCCCGTATCGAGCGCCGTGTGGACGCCATGATCGAAGCGGGACTTGTCGACGAGGTAAAATCTCTGTTACATCAAGGATTCAGAAGGGGATTAACCGCTCCCCAGGCGATAGGATACAAGGAGATCGTCTGGGCGCTCGACGGAACCGTAAGCCTCGAGGAGGCGGTCGAGCAGATAAAGACAGCGACGAGGCGCTATGCGAAGCGACAGCGTACGTGGTTTCGGAAAGACGCGAGAATACGGTGGCTGAACGCCGATGAAGGCGCTACGGCTTCGCTCGCAGACCAGGTGCTTGCTTTCGCATTAGGAGCTGCCGCCGAACAGAGATGA
- the dapF gene encoding diaminopimelate epimerase, with translation MELDFAKLHGAGNDFIVIDDFSREIELTAQQIAWLCDRRFGIGADGIILVRPSDTPECAAYMHYINADGSLAEMCGNGVRCFAKYLVDRRFVETKDRFLAADTKAGVRSITYSVDEAGALVSATVDMGTPALAPETVPTTLRANAESPWGEPCVLDAVVESPWGPFAFTCVSMGNPHAVCFLDDMNSLPDGLFADFTDKTLATFDLDRIGAYFEHHPAFPEKTNVEFAVASEKGIAMRVYERGCSETLACGTGACATGVAACLSGRAPRTNEVLLPGGVLAIDWKDDGRVFMTGPSEESFSGTVRIPDL, from the coding sequence ATGGAACTCGATTTTGCGAAGCTGCACGGCGCGGGAAACGATTTCATCGTCATTGACGATTTTTCACGCGAAATCGAGTTGACGGCGCAGCAGATCGCGTGGCTCTGCGATCGACGCTTTGGAATCGGCGCAGACGGCATCATCCTCGTTCGCCCTTCCGATACACCCGAATGTGCCGCGTACATGCACTATATCAACGCCGACGGATCCTTGGCGGAAATGTGCGGAAACGGCGTGCGCTGTTTTGCGAAATACTTGGTCGACCGCCGCTTCGTTGAAACCAAAGATCGCTTTTTGGCGGCGGATACGAAAGCGGGCGTTCGCTCGATCACCTATTCAGTCGATGAGGCGGGTGCACTCGTCTCGGCTACGGTCGACATGGGCACGCCCGCCCTCGCCCCCGAAACGGTGCCGACGACGCTTCGAGCGAACGCTGAATCGCCCTGGGGCGAGCCGTGCGTGCTCGATGCCGTTGTTGAATCGCCCTGGGGGCCGTTTGCGTTCACGTGCGTATCGATGGGAAACCCTCATGCAGTCTGTTTCCTCGACGATATGAACTCGCTGCCCGACGGGCTGTTCGCCGATTTTACGGATAAAACGCTTGCGACGTTCGATCTTGACCGCATCGGCGCCTATTTCGAGCATCATCCGGCGTTTCCCGAAAAAACGAACGTCGAATTCGCCGTGGCAAGCGAAAAGGGAATCGCCATGCGGGTGTACGAGCGCGGATGCAGCGAAACCCTCGCTTGCGGAACAGGGGCCTGCGCTACAGGCGTTGCGGCATGCCTTTCGGGAAGGGCACCGAGAACCAACGAGGTGCTTTTGCCCGGCGGCGTGCTGGCGATTGACTGGAAGGATGACGGTCGCGTGTTCATGACGGGACCGTCAGAGGAGAGCTTTTCGGGCACCGTACGGATACCCGACTTGTAG
- a CDS encoding LL-diaminopimelate aminotransferase: MRTAACLNRIAPYLFAQIDAKRDALVEQGVDVISLGIGDPDMPTPDHIVEAMREAVRKSENHQYPDYAGSLAYRTACAQWMESRFGVTLDPKTEVLALIGSKEGIFHLHTAFVDPGDYVLAPSIGYPVYSGGATLMNAQTYYMPMREESGFLADFEHVPDEVLSKAKIMFIGYPNNPTGAVATDEYFDRAIAFCLKHDLLLAHDNAYSEIGFDGYRAPSILERPHAMECCIEFFSLSKAYNMTGWRIGFAAGNAKAVSALGTVKNNLDSGQFTAVQDAAIQALSGSQQCIDDMRAIYERRRDLVVDALCAIGVECKKPKATIYVWAKVPEGYTSESFATKVLEEAHVIVTPGSGYGPDGEGYIRISLTTPDERLLEAAKRIKEIG; this comes from the coding sequence GTGAGAACCGCAGCATGCCTGAACCGTATAGCCCCCTACCTTTTCGCTCAGATCGATGCAAAACGCGATGCGCTCGTCGAGCAGGGCGTCGACGTGATCTCGCTCGGCATAGGCGATCCCGATATGCCCACGCCCGACCATATCGTCGAAGCCATGAGGGAGGCGGTGCGAAAGTCTGAGAACCACCAGTACCCCGATTACGCAGGATCGCTTGCGTACCGCACGGCTTGCGCGCAGTGGATGGAAAGCCGCTTCGGCGTTACGCTCGACCCGAAGACCGAGGTGCTTGCACTCATCGGAAGCAAAGAGGGCATCTTCCATCTCCATACCGCTTTCGTCGATCCGGGCGACTACGTATTGGCTCCTTCGATCGGCTATCCGGTTTACTCGGGCGGAGCGACGCTTATGAACGCTCAGACGTACTACATGCCCATGCGCGAAGAGAGCGGATTTCTCGCCGATTTCGAACACGTGCCCGATGAGGTGCTTTCCAAAGCTAAGATCATGTTCATCGGCTATCCCAACAACCCGACCGGGGCCGTGGCCACCGACGAGTATTTCGATCGCGCCATCGCATTTTGTTTAAAGCACGATCTTCTGCTTGCCCATGACAATGCGTACAGCGAGATCGGCTTCGATGGATACCGCGCGCCCTCCATCCTTGAGCGGCCGCATGCCATGGAGTGCTGCATCGAGTTTTTCAGCCTCTCGAAGGCTTACAACATGACCGGATGGCGCATCGGGTTCGCAGCGGGAAACGCCAAGGCCGTATCGGCGCTCGGTACCGTGAAGAACAACCTCGACTCGGGGCAGTTCACGGCCGTTCAGGATGCCGCTATTCAAGCTTTGAGCGGATCGCAGCAATGTATCGACGACATGCGCGCGATCTACGAGCGCCGTCGCGATCTCGTGGTCGATGCGCTGTGCGCCATCGGTGTCGAGTGCAAGAAGCCGAAAGCTACGATCTACGTGTGGGCGAAGGTGCCCGAAGGATACACGTCGGAGTCGTTTGCAACCAAGGTGCTTGAGGAAGCGCACGTCATCGTCACGCCGGGCAGCGGCTACGGGCCGGATGGCGAAGGGTACATACGCATTTCGCTCACGACGCCCGACGAGCGGCTGCTAGAAGCTGCGAAGCGCATCAAAGAGATCGGCTAG
- a CDS encoding InlB B-repeat-containing protein yields the protein MESLKKRRGAACVFLSVVLAAMIAVPSGALAEPANAQKGALPESTAFERASSAVLSADESAAVAADDVQGSAFAQREESNVRDESEQAGSENPTASEGASDLHELGEKQASSGEKESSSDQEESSSDQEEASSDQEEVSSASPLEDEASELALLEDEDAYEVTDQASLQSALNDIAEGTKPNRPIKIASSFELAGPIAVPELSVDYLSIVADAPVVLTAFSGARHMQVEQQGDEKAIFFKNIVLDGNGTGGGIEFAQGTAAFYLNTAPEGVTAPSVGSFDLTVRSCASTDGAALYATDTVLHVSNATFASNTAANRGGAIFLDSEAGIHLEASVLANNAALDGGSLYAVGTGQPALEVLDSLLSGNTASKEGGAVYTERDLDLSSSTLSGNTAHGNGGAGALVSDNPSVEAALSLAHTSMLENKATATNGQGNGGGIYGSAWETLVRIDDSDTGSRESELRNNTAQASGGGMYIGGMGEPSTVRLEMVTGSVSDNTAEEGRGGGICLDGEAAVLTLGESYAPAIPALTPRVLSNHSHGNGGGISLDASQEISLYSFYATIEDNTSDASGGGISFEQATLVTAVFNATSVDENRAEGDGGGIAMNTFANHLIFEAVHDGYGELVAATSVSRNVSGGNGGGLYSKNLTGDAYKMITLQMTGAIVDGNTAQGSGGGIYGDAAESANVQAGSGGNGSKMSISGNTAHASGGGVYLASDESVSFHGHGTTVNDNTAGTDGSRGDGGGIYVASSEGYATFGFNESGNQQANSLTGNHAYGRGGGAYAVSGQQSYAQVEGLDIENNTAEESGGGIFMEAAYTILTMSGGWDPETGDSRRKSLSGNVARTGSGGGAFLRGSHVENHIDRTNAQDNVSYEDGGALYVYADDTREDQDTTLDMSLSESTFTGNEAGESGGAVYAVEASGNGDFWSSLAATSVQFDANAALAGSGGAVYLGPNLSNLSLYNGGSGSDPIEFTGNTAARDGGALFVADGWQTGYVQQVLFGGNTAGQDGGAVRLGTMGDHQNATEMFVSTSSFTGNTAGSSGGGIWTPYENLANLVVDTEGQIGETTVFSGNTASRELESVLLGNAEDIALHDEKIHTHSFSERPDSYYASAPASRSVNPFEYGYNNFDISYRNAAMVLYDGNGATGGAVPVDNRKYLPGEQAEVKTDHTLAREGYTFEGWALEPDGNVAVASPITMEDADVVLYAIWSKLPDPPGPVDPGEPVDPGTSGDPGSSNTSLNQGKHASALAKMGDEAVVGIALLAAMGILTAIAAALSVRKMRRNPKA from the coding sequence ATGGAAAGCTTGAAGAAGAGGCGAGGGGCGGCGTGCGTGTTCCTCTCGGTTGTTTTGGCGGCGATGATCGCCGTCCCCTCAGGCGCGCTCGCCGAGCCGGCGAATGCGCAAAAGGGCGCACTGCCCGAATCGACGGCGTTCGAAAGGGCGTCCTCGGCCGTTCTATCAGCGGATGAGAGCGCTGCCGTAGCGGCGGATGATGTACAGGGCAGCGCTTTTGCGCAGCGGGAAGAATCGAATGTGCGCGACGAATCCGAACAGGCCGGTTCTGAAAACCCAACCGCATCCGAAGGCGCTTCCGACCTTCACGAGCTCGGTGAGAAGCAAGCCTCAAGCGGAGAGAAGGAATCCTCGAGCGACCAGGAGGAATCCTCGAGCGACCAGGAGGAAGCCTCGAGCGACCAGGAGGAAGTATCTTCAGCCTCGCCTTTGGAAGACGAGGCGAGCGAGCTTGCGCTTCTGGAGGACGAAGACGCATACGAAGTCACCGACCAGGCAAGCCTCCAGAGCGCCCTCAACGATATCGCCGAGGGCACGAAACCGAATCGTCCGATCAAGATAGCGTCCTCTTTCGAACTCGCAGGACCGATCGCCGTCCCGGAGCTTTCCGTGGACTATCTGAGCATCGTTGCCGATGCTCCTGTTGTCTTGACCGCCTTTTCCGGCGCGCGCCATATGCAGGTCGAGCAGCAGGGAGATGAGAAAGCGATATTCTTCAAAAACATCGTACTCGACGGAAACGGCACAGGCGGAGGCATCGAGTTCGCGCAGGGAACGGCTGCGTTTTACCTCAACACGGCCCCCGAGGGCGTCACTGCGCCGAGCGTCGGCAGCTTCGACCTCACGGTGAGGTCGTGCGCCTCGACCGACGGAGCCGCCTTGTACGCAACGGATACCGTGTTGCATGTGAGCAATGCGACGTTTGCTTCGAACACGGCGGCCAATCGGGGCGGAGCGATCTTCCTCGATTCCGAAGCAGGAATTCACCTCGAAGCCTCGGTATTGGCAAACAATGCCGCACTCGACGGCGGCTCGCTGTACGCGGTGGGAACCGGGCAGCCTGCTCTCGAAGTGCTCGATTCGCTCTTGAGCGGCAACACGGCAAGCAAGGAGGGCGGCGCGGTGTATACGGAACGCGATCTCGACCTTTCGTCATCGACGCTCAGTGGCAACACGGCTCACGGAAACGGCGGGGCGGGTGCGCTCGTTTCCGACAATCCGTCCGTAGAGGCCGCGCTCTCCCTTGCACATACAAGCATGCTCGAAAACAAGGCCACAGCTACAAACGGACAGGGCAACGGCGGGGGAATCTACGGCAGTGCCTGGGAGACGCTCGTGCGCATCGACGATTCCGATACAGGCTCCCGCGAAAGCGAACTACGGAACAACACGGCTCAGGCTTCAGGCGGCGGTATGTACATCGGAGGCATGGGCGAGCCGAGCACGGTACGACTTGAAATGGTGACGGGCTCGGTGAGCGACAACACTGCCGAAGAAGGTAGGGGCGGCGGTATATGCCTTGACGGGGAAGCCGCCGTACTCACGCTTGGCGAATCGTACGCCCCTGCGATCCCTGCGCTTACGCCGCGCGTTCTTTCCAACCATTCGCATGGCAACGGAGGTGGAATTTCATTAGATGCTTCGCAGGAAATCAGCCTGTACAGCTTCTATGCGACGATCGAAGACAATACGAGCGACGCGAGCGGGGGAGGCATCTCATTCGAGCAGGCAACGCTGGTTACCGCGGTGTTCAACGCCACATCGGTTGACGAAAACCGCGCCGAGGGCGATGGCGGCGGCATCGCAATGAATACGTTTGCGAACCACCTCATTTTCGAGGCCGTACACGACGGATACGGCGAACTCGTGGCAGCCACGTCGGTTTCTCGCAACGTATCGGGCGGCAACGGTGGAGGCCTTTATTCGAAGAACCTTACAGGCGACGCTTACAAGATGATCACCCTGCAGATGACCGGAGCCATCGTGGACGGCAATACGGCCCAAGGCAGCGGCGGCGGAATATACGGTGACGCTGCTGAAAGCGCCAACGTACAGGCGGGTTCGGGGGGAAACGGATCGAAGATGAGTATCTCGGGCAACACGGCTCACGCATCCGGCGGAGGTGTCTACCTTGCGTCCGACGAATCGGTATCGTTCCACGGACACGGAACGACCGTCAACGACAACACTGCAGGAACGGATGGCTCGCGAGGTGACGGGGGAGGCATCTACGTCGCCTCAAGCGAGGGGTACGCGACTTTCGGGTTCAACGAATCCGGCAACCAGCAGGCCAATTCGCTTACGGGCAACCACGCTTACGGGAGAGGCGGGGGGGCGTACGCCGTTTCGGGACAGCAGTCGTATGCGCAGGTCGAGGGGCTTGACATCGAAAACAATACAGCCGAAGAAAGCGGCGGCGGCATCTTCATGGAAGCCGCGTACACTATTCTGACCATGAGCGGCGGCTGGGATCCCGAGACGGGCGATTCGCGCCGCAAGAGCCTTTCCGGCAATGTTGCGCGCACCGGATCGGGTGGCGGCGCTTTTCTGAGGGGCTCCCACGTGGAAAACCATATCGATAGGACGAATGCGCAGGATAACGTTTCGTACGAGGACGGAGGTGCTTTGTACGTATACGCCGATGATACTCGCGAAGATCAGGATACAACGCTCGACATGAGCCTGTCCGAATCCACGTTTACCGGAAACGAAGCCGGAGAATCGGGGGGAGCGGTGTACGCTGTCGAAGCCAGCGGAAACGGGGACTTCTGGTCGTCGCTCGCGGCAACGAGCGTGCAGTTCGATGCAAATGCTGCTCTTGCCGGATCGGGCGGTGCCGTGTACCTTGGTCCAAACCTGAGCAACCTCTCGCTGTATAACGGCGGGTCGGGCTCTGACCCCATCGAGTTTACCGGCAATACCGCCGCCCGCGACGGAGGTGCGCTCTTTGTTGCAGACGGCTGGCAGACAGGATACGTGCAACAGGTCCTCTTCGGCGGCAATACAGCGGGCCAAGACGGCGGCGCGGTAAGGCTCGGAACCATGGGCGATCATCAGAACGCCACCGAGATGTTCGTTTCGACCTCGAGTTTTACGGGAAATACCGCAGGTTCTTCGGGCGGCGGCATATGGACGCCGTACGAAAACCTTGCCAACCTGGTCGTCGATACCGAGGGCCAAATCGGAGAAACCACCGTATTTTCAGGGAATACGGCTTCGCGCGAGCTCGAATCGGTGCTGCTCGGTAACGCTGAAGACATTGCGCTGCATGACGAGAAAATACATACGCACAGCTTCTCCGAACGTCCCGATAGCTATTATGCCTCGGCTCCGGCGAGCCGCTCTGTAAACCCCTTCGAATACGGATACAACAACTTCGATATCAGCTACCGCAACGCCGCCATGGTGCTCTACGACGGAAACGGAGCGACGGGCGGTGCGGTGCCTGTGGACAACCGCAAGTACCTGCCAGGCGAACAGGCGGAAGTGAAAACCGATCACACCCTCGCGCGAGAAGGCTATACGTTCGAAGGCTGGGCTTTGGAGCCTGACGGAAACGTTGCGGTCGCTTCGCCGATCACCATGGAAGACGCCGACGTGGTGCTGTACGCGATCTGGTCGAAGCTTCCCGATCCGCCCGGTCCTGTTGACCCTGGCGAGCCCGTTGATCCGGGGACATCCGGCGACCCCGGTTCCTCCAACACTTCGCTGAACCAGGGAAAACATGCGTCCGCATTGGCCAAAATGGGCGATGAGGCGGTTGTCGGCATAGCGTTGCTTGCGGCTATGGGGATTTTGACGGCGATCGCAGCCGCCTTGTCCGTGCGCAAGATGCGGCGCAATCCGAAAGCATAG